The Lipingzhangella halophila genome segment TCGGCGACTCGCAGGTCCAGCTCGTACCCCTCGGCGGCCGCGCGCGTCCTCGCACGCTCGAGTAGGTCGGGGACGTAGTCGATGCCGGTGACCTCGGCGTAGTGGCGAGCGGCGACCAGCGCCGCGGTGCCGCTGCCGCAAGCCACGTCCAGGACCCGCTCGCCCGCATGGAGGCCGACCGCCGGGCACAGCCGCTCGGCCATCACGACGTTGTGCCGGGCGATCTCGTGGAAGTCGCCGCGACTCCACGTCTTCCGTTGGGTGTCGGTCACCGTCCGGTGATCGGTGGCTTTGGTGGTCATAGCGATACTCCCGCTTCGTGGTTTTTCGCCCCAGCGGTCCGTTGGCCGGCGCTGGGGCTGTCGTCGCTGAGCCCATCGGCGATGCGTTCGGCGAGCATCAGCGTGGGCAGATTGGTGTTGGCGCGAGGGATGGCCGGCATGATCGAGGCGTCGGCGAGCACCAGGCCCTCGAGGCCGTGCAGGCGGCCCGCCGCATCAACCACGGCGCCCTCGCCGGGATCGGGCCCCATCCGGCAGGTCCCGACCGGGTGGTGGTAGGTCCGCGCCTGCCGTAGCAGGTCGGCCCGAAGCCCGGCATCGTCACCGCCCTCGGCGCCGGGCTGGAGCTCCGAACCCACCCGCGAGCTCAGCGGATCGGTCTGGAGGATCTCGCGGGTCTGATGCACGCCGGCGATGAGGCGCTGCAGGTCGTGGGGATGGGTGAGGTAGCCCGGGTCGATGGCAACCGGTGTGGCCGGGTCGGCCGAGGTCAGCCACACCCGCCCCCGCGAGGCCGGGTCGAGCAGGCCCACGGCCACGGGCGCGAGCTGCATGCCGTCGCCGACGTGGCGGGCGTCAAAGGGGCCGGCGGCGAACAGGTGAAGGTCGGGTGGACCCGTGGCGCCGTCGCTGCGTGACGTGACCATGGCCTGGTAGTGGGGGCGCGTCGCCGGCTCGGCGTGAATCGGGACGTCGACCGTGACCAGCACGTGGTCGACGAGGTTGTGTCCCACACCCGGCAGATCCACGACCGGGTCGATCCCGAGCACGCGAAGCTCACCCGCGGCGCCGATTCCCGAGCGCAGCAGCACGCCAGGACTGGCATAGGCCCCGGCGGCCAGCACGACCAGGTCCGCTCCGATGACCTCGCCGTCGGCCAGACGCACGCCTTGGGCGCGTCCGCCCGCGATCTCGAGCCGGTCCGGCTCGTGGCCGCGCACGGTGAGATTGGGTCGTGTCCGGGCAGGCTCCAGGTGGGTCAGGGCCGCGCTCATCCGCAACCGGTCGTGCGTGTTGACCGGCAGGGGCCCCGCCCCCACCGACCCCGGCTCGTTGTGGTCGGACACCACGGCATGCCCGACTCGGTGCGCCGCTGCCAGGAACGCGCGTGTGAGCTCACTCTGCTCGTCGGGTGCGTAACGGCGCACCGGCACCGGCCCTTCCGCGCCGTGCCACGGGCGATCGCCGAAGTCGAGGTCGGTCTCCAGCCTGCGGAACCCTTCCAGTGCCTCGGCCCAGCCCCAACCGGGGTTGCCTGCGGCCTCCCAGACGTCGTAGTCCTCGGCGACGCCCCGCAGCGCGAACGTGCCGTTGACCGCGGAGGAGCCCCCGACCAGCCAGCCGCGCGGCAGCGGTGTCGTCGGTACGCCGCCGTCGGTCCGAGGGGTGCTCGACCAGCCCCAGTCGTGGCTGAGGCTGCGGTCGGAGGGCAGCCGGCTGCCGTCGGCGATGTCGATCGGCAGCTGCCGGCGGGTGGGGTAGTCGGGACCGGCCTCGAGCAGCAGCACCTCCCGCGAGGGATCCTGGCTGAGGCGTGCCGCGAGCACGCACCCCGCCGAGCCCGCGCCGATCACGACGACGTCGTACCGCCTCGCAGCATGCTCGGTGTCCATCCGCTGTCCTTCGAGCCTGGTCAGACGAGCTGACGCTCGGGTAGGTCCACCGCCCGCCTATCGCTGATCGCGACGTAGGTCTGCGTGCTGGTGACCTCGAACAACCCCGACGCTACGAGGGCAGGCTGGGTGGCCTCGTCGCGCATCTTGGCCATCTTCTGCCGAGCGTCGATGGTCAAGATGGACCATGCGCACGGTCGGTGGTGCGCGTCAGGCGAGGTCGTGCTCGATGGCGAACGTGGCGGCCGCGGTCCGTGACGAGACGCCGAGCTTGGTGAAGATGTTGCTCAGGTGTCGTGCGACCGTGTGTTTGCTGACGACCAACTCCGCGGCAATCTCCCGGTTGGTGCGCCCCGAGGCGACCAGGGACAGCACCTCGCACTCCCGCTCCGTGAGGC includes the following:
- a CDS encoding GMC family oxidoreductase, with product MDTEHAARRYDVVVIGAGSAGCVLAARLSQDPSREVLLLEAGPDYPTRRQLPIDIADGSRLPSDRSLSHDWGWSSTPRTDGGVPTTPLPRGWLVGGSSAVNGTFALRGVAEDYDVWEAAGNPGWGWAEALEGFRRLETDLDFGDRPWHGAEGPVPVRRYAPDEQSELTRAFLAAAHRVGHAVVSDHNEPGSVGAGPLPVNTHDRLRMSAALTHLEPARTRPNLTVRGHEPDRLEIAGGRAQGVRLADGEVIGADLVVLAAGAYASPGVLLRSGIGAAGELRVLGIDPVVDLPGVGHNLVDHVLVTVDVPIHAEPATRPHYQAMVTSRSDGATGPPDLHLFAAGPFDARHVGDGMQLAPVAVGLLDPASRGRVWLTSADPATPVAIDPGYLTHPHDLQRLIAGVHQTREILQTDPLSSRVGSELQPGAEGGDDAGLRADLLRQARTYHHPVGTCRMGPDPGEGAVVDAAGRLHGLEGLVLADASIMPAIPRANTNLPTLMLAERIADGLSDDSPSAGQRTAGAKNHEAGVSL